In Lactococcus protaetiae, the genomic window ATTTTCCTGACCGTCAAAATCCATGCCCCAAACATCATCTAAAATATCTGCTCGACTTATTGCAACACCTTGATGTTCTAAAAAATACGTCAATAAAGCAAATTCGCGTTGTGTCAAATTAATAGACTCTCCTGATACCCAGGCAGTATGAGCCGAAGTATCTACTTTCAAATGTTCTACTGCATAAACTGTCGTTCTTACCGTTGACCATTTTCTAAAAATCAGCCTCAACCGAGCCAACAACTCCTCAATCTCAAAAGGTTTCGTGATATAGTCATCCGCACCAGCATCCAAGCCAGCAACTTTATCCCCAACATAATCACGCGCAGTAAGAAATATAACTGGTGTATTGGGCTGAATTTTTTTCATCCGTCTTAGAACGGTTAAACCATCTAATTTTGGAATCATCCAATCCAATAACACTACATCTATCGCTGGTTGAGCCTTCTCAAAAAGTTCAAGCGCTTCTTCACCATCAAAAGCTGCTGTTACTTGATAATCTTCAAAAGTCAATTCTTTTTTTACATAATCTGAAATACTTCTCTCATCTTCAACAACTAATACATGATACTTCATTAATACTTCCTCATTTGTTTTATTCCAAAGCTTATTTTATCAGAAGAGTATGCTACATACTACAAGATTTTCCTGAAAATTTTATGATAGATTCTCAGAAAGCTAATTCTTATTATCTATTTCCCCTTACTATGCATTCTAACATTTCAGCAACCAATTGTCCGCGTCAAAATAGAATAATTGAGTATTGTTCAATAAAAACGATAGTTCTCAACTCTCAATCTCCTTCTTCCACTCTCTCACGTTTCTTATGTTTAACGATTGTAATCACCATCAAAGTTATAAAAATTACCAACCAAATCCCCGACATTCCCTTATTTCCTAAAAATCCTCCACGCCAATCATATCCAAAATAATCCGCAAAACTAGCTCCAATAGGGCGGGTAAGGATATAAGCAATCCAGAATGTTAAAATTTCGCTAATAGAATTTTGTCTAGGTTGAGCAAAATAGCGATAGGCAATCACAATCAAAAATATAAGCCCAAGAATTAATCCCGTATTGAGTAACCCTAAACCAAGTCCAAATGGATCAGGATTATATCCCCCTTTTGTATCCGCAAACCAATCTCCCAAAGCAGTCCCCATCGCAAAGCTAAACATAACTGTTACCCAATAGCACAACTCTGCTTTAAGCGTCGTAATTTTATGAATTGATAAACTTTTTGTTAGAAAATACCAAACTAAAAACGAAAATACCATACCAGCAGCAAAGATTAATGTAGTAAAGAGATGAGAGATTCCTAAAACTCCTGACAGCCCATCCGCAAGAATCGTACCAAATACGGCAAGTAATGCAACAGAGAGCCAGTAAAATATTGGACGATATTTTTCTGAATGAATTTGCATATAAATAAAGACACCAAAAAGTATAAGCGACCACCCAACTGTGAAGGTTGCTCCGATTATCTGATTTTGTTGGCCAAAAAGCTGACTACTCCAGTCAGATATGGATTCTCCTTGCCCTGTTGAAACTAATTTTAGTAACCAAAAAAATAATCCAATCATCGGAACTTTGTTCCATTTAAAACTTTTATCAAGCATTTCTCTTGACCTCTTTCTTATTTGATAAATCAAATATACACCAGAGATTTTTTTGAAACTACACGCTTTCAATTGGATTTTTATGATATTTTTTCATAAATATTTCCATTGAAAAGGCTTGACAACTACTTATTAAATAAAAAGTCGAAGCAAGATTGCTCCGATTGAAAGCTTTAATTCAAATTGTGGCTATTTTGTTATAACTGAGTTCGGTTGCTTAGAAATAAATATCACTCTGTGGGATAAGCAAGAGCTACATATTTTTCACGGATATATTTTACAATAATCGCCACTAATACACTAGTAAATAAAACAATGAAAATCATTGACATCTCTCGATTACCTAATAACCCATTATCCCAACGATAACAGAAATAATCTGAGAAACTTGCTCCAATAGGGCGTGTCAAAACATAAGCTATCCAAAAGGTCAAAATTTCCATTACTCCATTTTCACGAGGATGTCCCATCAAGCGGTATGCTAATAACCCAAGAAAAATTGCACCTAAGACATAACCTGCATTCAGATAACCAAGACCTAAATCAAAAGTTGAATGGTCTCCCATCCAGTCCCCATCAAAGTTCCGAGTGCAAAACTCACTGCTACTGTTATCCAATAATAAGTTTCTCTTTTTGAATTTCTAATTTGATGAATGGATAAATTTTTGGTTGCACGATACCACAGAAAGAAACACAGCCCCATTAACACTGTCGTAATACCTACAAGATAAATGATTGGAACACCCAAAGCAGCTGTCAGAGAATCTGCAATTACTGTACCAAAAACTGCTAAAAGCGCAACGGCTCCCAGTAATAAATTGGACGATATCTTTTTGCGCATTTTTGCTTAAATAAGAATACTCCAAACAAACCTCCTGACCAAAGAATAGTCAATATGGCCCCAATCACTTGATTGCCTCCAAACATTCCTTTTAATATACTGTTGGACGCATCAGACACCGACTCCCCATACCTGTCGAAATAAGTTTTGCTATCCAGAAAAGTAGACCAACTGCTGGCACTTTATTCCACTCATAATTGCTTATATGTTTTTCTTGTATCATCTTTATTTTTCCCATCATATTATTTTTATCACTTTATTCTACCAGAAAAAAGAGACTTAAAAACAGGTTTTAAAGAGAATTTTATGATAAATTATCAGAGAAAAATGTAGGTTATTGAGCAAATTTAAGTAATACTAGTCTTTATTATTTTCTTCTTGATTAATAAATTCTTCAATGATGTAACGTGGACGATGTTTTACTTCAATGAATATTTTTCCGATGTATTCACCGATAATTCCAACTGCAAGGAGATTTAATCCACCAAATCCAATAATAGCAATCATGGTAGAGGCCCAGCCTGATACATCAGGCGCTCCGATAAAATGTCTACCAACAATGTAGATTGCTCCAATGATAGCAAAAATAAAGAAAAAGAAACCTATCCATAAAATAAATCGCATTGGTGTGGCCGATGTCGAAGTAATTCCATCTACTGCAAAGCTAAGCATTTTTTTAAGTGGATATTTACTCTCACCAGCAAAACGCTCACCACGTTTGTAATAAACAACAGCTGATTTATATCCCACTAATGGGACCAAACCTCGCAAAAAAAGATTTTCTTCTGGAAATTGTGATAATCCTTCTAAGGCTCGCCTAGACATCAACCTAAAGTCGGCATGGTTGGGAATACTTTGACTCCCTAAAAGTTCCATTGTCTTATAAAAAGCTCCTGCCGTTCTGCGTTTAAAAACGGTGTCAGTATCCCGATTATCTCGCACACCATAAACAATATCACAAGCTTCATCTTCAAACTTTTCAATCATTGCATCAATCGTGTCAATATCATCTTGAAGATCTGCATCCATTGAAATTGCACAGTCGCAGAATGCTTTAACTGTCATTAATCCCGCTAATAGAGCATTTTGATGGCCTCGATTTCTTGAAAGATTGATTCCACTAAATACCGAATCTTCATTATGCTTTTCTTGAATTTTTTCCCAAGTCTTATCTTTTGAGCCATCGTTAACGTACACAATACGGCTTTTGGGGCTAATTTTTTCATTTTCTATCAGTTGACTATATTTTTCTTTCAACCGTTTTGATGTTTCATCAATGACTAATTCTTCATTGTAACAAGGAATGACCATATATAAAATCGTTGTCATAACTGTTCCTTTCTTGAATGTTTGTGATTCTATTAATTTATCTTCAATTTTCCGTTGGAATATTATTATGAGTTTTGGATTTAGAAACTATTTTT contains:
- a CDS encoding response regulator transcription factor gives rise to the protein MKYHVLVVEDERSISDYVKKELTFEDYQVTAAFDGEEALELFEKAQPAIDVVLLDWMIPKLDGLTVLRRMKKIQPNTPVIFLTARDYVGDKVAGLDAGADDYITKPFEIEELLARLRLIFRKWSTVRTTVYAVEHLKVDTSAHTAWVSGESINLTQREFALLTYFLEHQGVAISRADILDDVWGMDFDGQENTVDAYVRYLRSKIDLDDEPSLIETVRGVGYRLRSDTFES
- a CDS encoding glycosyltransferase family 2 protein; translation: MTTILYMVIPCYNEELVIDETSKRLKEKYSQLIENEKISPKSRIVYVNDGSKDKTWEKIQEKHNEDSVFSGINLSRNRGHQNALLAGLMTVKAFCDCAISMDADLQDDIDTIDAMIEKFEDEACDIVYGVRDNRDTDTVFKRRTAGAFYKTMELLGSQSIPNHADFRLMSRRALEGLSQFPEENLFLRGLVPLVGYKSAVVYYKRGERFAGESKYPLKKMLSFAVDGITSTSATPMRFILWIGFFFFIFAIIGAIYIVGRHFIGAPDVSGWASTMIAIIGFGGLNLLAVGIIGEYIGKIFIEVKHRPRYIIEEFINQEENNKD